The Candidatus Zixiibacteriota bacterium region ACATTATTGAAATAATACCAGAATCCGATGCACCCCCTGGCTCCACCTATGGTGTCGGCATTCGTATCGACGGCTCGGTGCAGTCGTACATGGTCTGGGATGCGGCCGTTCCTGCCAGCGGCACCGTGGACACCGTATATTACTCGGTCGAAGAGGGATTCCCTTTTGTCAATGGCGACCCATCCGACAATGGCGCCGTTAACATTCTCGATGCAACTTTCTTGATAAGTTATTTATATAAGAATGGTCCTGCCCCTTATCCATTGACGGCCGGGGATGCCAATTGCAATGGTCGAATAAACATTCTGGATGCGACATATATCATCAGTTTTCTCTTCAAGGGAGGACCTCCCCCCTGTCAGGCGCCCCCGAAATGACCGCAATTTTCGACCATGGCGCCCTCTTCGGAGCCGACAGCCCGATTTGAATGGATCCGAAGGAATCGCCTTCCTTCGGCCTATTAAAATCCCTTGACAATCTAACCGCCAAAACGGTAGATTTCTGTCGGTAATAGAGCTCTCTGTGAAGACCGAAGAGACCAATATTTTCCGTTAATTGAATCAAAAAAAACCGGGTCTATAACTACGCCCGATTTCGCATCTAAAGGAGGTGAGAGCCGCCAGACTAACCTCAACTCTGCCATCGTGAGTTCACGAAACCCTTCAGTCTCAAATGTCAACCGGAGGAAAAATGAAAAAGTGCCTCATTCTCACAGGTATTCTTTTTCTATTCTGTTTTGCGTTGTCGAACTCTGATGACGCTAAAATCTTCACCGGCGACAGAGCCGCCGTACTGGGAGATATCCCTATCTCCTATGTTCCTGATGAAATCGTAATTCAGTTAAAATCCGACCGCAAGGCGGCGGTCAGCAAGCGCAGCGCTGATGCCGTTGCCTTTGCCGCTCAGACCTTAAATAAAATTGCCGCCGACTACCGGGTGGAAGCGGTCGTGGAGCATTTCCCCGGCTCCAAACCGGAGTTTATCAATGGTCATTACAGTGACCTTTCTGTCTTTTACAAAGTCAAAATCAGGTCGGGCAATGTGGATGACGTCGTCGCCGCTTTCAAAGCCGACCCTAATATCGAAACCGCCGAAAAGATTCCAATAATGCCGGTCTATGCCACCCCCAATGACGGTTTCTTTGCCCAGCAGTGGCATCTCAACCGCGCCAATGACCATGATGTCGATGCCCCGGAGGCGTGGGATGTTGAGACCGGCGATGCCACCGTTGTGGTGGCGGTGATGGATACCGGAGTGCGGTATTTCCATAAAGACCTGGGCGGCTCCAATGCCAGTTACAGCACCCCTACCGGCGCCGACGGCAACATGTGGATTAACTGGGCGGAAAAGAACGGCGCGGCCGGGGTCGATGATGACGGCAACGGGTATGTCGATGACTGGGTCGGCTATGACTGGGTCACCGGCACTTCCAGTTGCTGGTCGGGCGAAGACTGCTCTACCCCTGACAATGACCCGCGCGATTTTAACGGCCATGGCACTCATTGCGCCGGAAATGTCGCCGCCATCAATAATAACGGCTATGCCACCGCCGCCTCGGCCGGCGGATGGGGTAACGGCACCCTTCAGCCGACCGGAAATGGCGTCAAAGTGATGGCGCTTCGTATCGGCTGGTCGGCCCCCTATATCATTTATGAAGTCGGTTATGTCCGGATGGATTTCGCCGCTTCGGCATTCGATTATGCCCGTATCAAAGGGGCCAAAATAGCCTCCTGCAGCTGGGGGTCATCATCCCTGACCGCCTTCAATACTGCCGTAACCAATTTCATCAATGCCGGCGGTATCATTTTTGTCGCCGCCGGAAACAGCAACAACCAGACCGCCGACTATCTCAATGCCCGCACCGACCATAATATTGTCTCGGTTGCCGCCCTTGATTCCAACGGCTGCAAAGCGGACTTCTCCTCCTATGGCACCTGGGTCGATATCTCCGCCCCCGGAACCGGTATCATGTCGTCTTATCACGACCATGCTGACCCGACTAATGACTATGTCGCGGCGATGGACGGCACCTCGATGGCGACCCCGGTGACGGCCAGTATCGGCGCCCTGCTCTGGTCGAAGAACCCCTCCTGGACAGCGACACAGGTGGTCGATACTCTGAAAGCATATGTGGACAATATCTACGGTCTGACCTGCAACTCCAGTTTTGCCAGCAAACTGGGAACCGGAAGAGTCAATGCTTACAAAGTGGTAACCGCCGGCGGCACCCCCTGCGATGTCGTCGCCAATTTCAGCGGCGCGCCGACCTCGGGATGCGCCCCTCTGACGGTCAGTTTCACCGACCAGTCGACCGGACCGGTGACGTCATGGTCATGGAATTTCGGCGACGGCGGCACTTCGACCGCGCCGAACCCATCACATCAGTACACCGCGGCTGGAACCTATACCGTGACCTTGACGGTTACCTCGGCAGTCTGCAATGATGTTGAGACCAAGACCAACTATATCACGGTCAGCGGAGTCCCAACGGCGCAGTTTGTCGGCTCACCGACCTCCGGCTCGGCGCCGCTAACGGTGAATTTCACCGACCAGTCCACTGGAAGCCCCACTTCCTGGTCGTGGAATTTTGGCGACGGCGGCACCTCGACCGCGCAGAACCCGTCACACCAGTACACCGCCGCCGGCACCTATACGGTTACTCTGACAGCCACTAATGCCTGCGGCTCCGACCAGGAGATAAAGACCGGTTACATTACTGTGAGCACCGCTCCCGCCTGGACTGTCATTACCTTTGATAACTTCGAGACCGGAATGGGGAGTTATACCGATGGCGGCGCCGATATGAGTCGCTATACCGGTGGAACTTATGCCCATCAGGGAGTCGCCGCAGCGGACATTCAGGATAACAGCGGTGTGGCATCTTCATTCTACCACACTGCCAGTTACAATGTGACCGGTTACAATACGCTGGAGGTGGCTTTCTGGTTCCGGGCGCAGAGCATGGAATCGGGTGAAGATTTCTGGGTGCAGTATTTCGATGGCTCGGTCTGGAGAACGGTGGCGACTTATCGTTCCGGCACCGATTTTGTAAACGCCGTTTTCTATAATAAGGTGGTGACAATTTCGCGCGCCAGCTACAATTTCCCGACCAACGCCAAGATACGTTTCATGTGCGACGCCAGCAATGACCAGGATGATGTCTATATTGATGAAATCGAATTCCGCGGTTCGACCGGCACGGTGGCAGTCAATTACAGTGATGACCCGCCGGTTATTGCCAAAGATGGTCCTTTGCCCTCGGAGTTTGAATTGTATCAGAACTATCCGAACCCGTTCAATCCGCTGACGACGATTGAGATGAATCTGCCGGTGGCATCCCACTGGAATATCTGCATTTTCAATATTACCGGACAGCGGGTAGCGGAATTCAGCGGTTATGACAATGCGGGAAGAGTCTCGGTTGTATGGGACGCTTCCCGACACGCCTCGGGTATCTATCTATATAAGGCAAGCGCCGCCGGCGTGAGCGCTACCAGAAAGATGGTGCTGCTCAAATAGAAGACTATAGAGTCTTTTGCTTCGCACAGGATTCCGTCAGTTTGCGGCCCGATAATAATCGGGCTTGGGAACTGATAGAATATCAAGAAGGGCGCGTTTCACGCGCCCTTTTTTGGGGATGTATATCGATGCACATAAACATTTTCCTGCGAAAGCGACACTAATTACGATATATTATAAATATGTTAGCATCGTCTTATATCAGATTTGCATTTCTTGCTATCACGATACTATTGTATGCCTCCTGCCACAATCCCAACCAGGTTACATACACCGCTCCGCCGCCACGCACCATGCCGCTCGATAGCGCCGCCGAAGGCGGCGCCGGAAGCGCGGTCTGGAAGGAGCCGCCCGATTCCGCCACTGTTTCCTTTACGGTCCCGGGTGATTCCGCCTGCCCGGTAAAAATCGGGCTTTATGACAGCGGCCGCTCCCTGGTGCGCGTTTTAGCTGATTCCGTATATGCGCCGGGGAATCACCGTATCAACTGGCGCCCGCGC contains the following coding sequences:
- a CDS encoding PKD domain-containing protein gives rise to the protein MKKCLILTGILFLFCFALSNSDDAKIFTGDRAAVLGDIPISYVPDEIVIQLKSDRKAAVSKRSADAVAFAAQTLNKIAADYRVEAVVEHFPGSKPEFINGHYSDLSVFYKVKIRSGNVDDVVAAFKADPNIETAEKIPIMPVYATPNDGFFAQQWHLNRANDHDVDAPEAWDVETGDATVVVAVMDTGVRYFHKDLGGSNASYSTPTGADGNMWINWAEKNGAAGVDDDGNGYVDDWVGYDWVTGTSSCWSGEDCSTPDNDPRDFNGHGTHCAGNVAAINNNGYATAASAGGWGNGTLQPTGNGVKVMALRIGWSAPYIIYEVGYVRMDFAASAFDYARIKGAKIASCSWGSSSLTAFNTAVTNFINAGGIIFVAAGNSNNQTADYLNARTDHNIVSVAALDSNGCKADFSSYGTWVDISAPGTGIMSSYHDHADPTNDYVAAMDGTSMATPVTASIGALLWSKNPSWTATQVVDTLKAYVDNIYGLTCNSSFASKLGTGRVNAYKVVTAGGTPCDVVANFSGAPTSGCAPLTVSFTDQSTGPVTSWSWNFGDGGTSTAPNPSHQYTAAGTYTVTLTVTSAVCNDVETKTNYITVSGVPTAQFVGSPTSGSAPLTVNFTDQSTGSPTSWSWNFGDGGTSTAQNPSHQYTAAGTYTVTLTATNACGSDQEIKTGYITVSTAPAWTVITFDNFETGMGSYTDGGADMSRYTGGTYAHQGVAAADIQDNSGVASSFYHTASYNVTGYNTLEVAFWFRAQSMESGEDFWVQYFDGSVWRTVATYRSGTDFVNAVFYNKVVTISRASYNFPTNAKIRFMCDASNDQDDVYIDEIEFRGSTGTVAVNYSDDPPVIAKDGPLPSEFELYQNYPNPFNPLTTIEMNLPVASHWNICIFNITGQRVAEFSGYDNAGRVSVVWDASRHASGIYLYKASAAGVSATRKMVLLK